The following proteins come from a genomic window of Hymenobacter canadensis:
- a CDS encoding sugar phosphate isomerase/epimerase family protein yields the protein MLSRRAFVKSASVLSAGVLAAPALLAKGQTDIGLQLYTLREAMQKDPVGTLAQVAKLGYTTVEGATYTGSLKYYDMTPAAFAQALKKAGLRMPSSHYLLGEQQNNGQPTAGTILHGWDKAVDDAAEVGIKYMVCAWLTESERGSLDHYKLLAERLNKAGERCKKAGIQLCYHNHDFEFMAQDGKLPYDVLLSTDKDLVKMELDLYWATKAGHDPVALFSKHPGRFPLWHVKDMAKTPPHSFTEVGNGSIDFKRIFAQAKTSGLKHFFVEQDQTPGSPFDSIQQSISYIKRTLV from the coding sequence ATGCTATCCAGACGTGCCTTTGTAAAGTCCGCTTCCGTGCTCTCCGCCGGCGTACTGGCTGCTCCCGCTTTGCTGGCTAAGGGCCAGACCGACATCGGGCTGCAGCTCTATACGCTGCGGGAGGCTATGCAGAAAGACCCGGTGGGCACGCTGGCGCAAGTAGCCAAGCTGGGCTACACCACCGTGGAAGGCGCCACCTACACGGGTAGCCTGAAGTATTATGACATGACGCCGGCGGCGTTTGCCCAGGCCCTCAAAAAAGCCGGTTTGCGGATGCCCAGCAGCCATTATCTGCTGGGTGAGCAGCAGAACAACGGCCAGCCCACGGCCGGCACCATCCTGCACGGCTGGGACAAGGCCGTGGACGACGCGGCCGAAGTGGGCATCAAGTACATGGTGTGCGCCTGGCTAACCGAGTCGGAGCGCGGTAGCCTCGACCACTACAAACTGCTGGCCGAGCGCCTGAACAAGGCCGGTGAGCGGTGCAAAAAGGCCGGCATCCAGCTCTGCTACCACAACCACGACTTCGAGTTTATGGCCCAGGACGGCAAGCTGCCCTACGACGTGCTGCTCAGCACCGATAAGGACCTGGTGAAGATGGAGCTGGACCTGTACTGGGCCACCAAGGCCGGCCACGACCCGGTGGCCCTGTTCAGCAAGCATCCCGGCCGCTTCCCGCTCTGGCATGTGAAGGACATGGCCAAGACGCCGCCGCACAGTTTCACGGAAGTCGGCAACGGCTCCATCGACTTCAAGCGCATCTTTGCCCAGGCGAAAACGTCGGGCCTCAAGCACTTCTTCGTGGAGCAGGACCAGACGCCCGGCTCCCCCTTCGACAGCATCCAGCAAAGCATCAGCTACATCAAGCGCACCTTGGTGTAG
- a CDS encoding histidine phosphatase family protein gives MSVKKIYLIRHGQTDFNVRGIVQGSGIDSSLNATGHQQAGRFHAAYAHLPFDRVYTSALRRTHQSVQGFLDQQLPHEQHVALNEISWGTREGTRISPEEDEEYYGVLRQWTAGNTAARLPGGESPDEVAARQRPFIELLKSRPAEETVLVCMHGRAMRVLLCQLLNYPLRYMDAFDHRNLGLYQLHYSGSMFTVRSFLDVAHLQEPG, from the coding sequence GTGAGCGTCAAAAAAATATACCTCATTCGGCACGGCCAGACCGACTTCAACGTGCGCGGCATCGTGCAGGGCAGCGGCATCGACTCCAGCCTCAACGCCACCGGCCACCAGCAGGCCGGGCGCTTCCACGCGGCCTACGCCCACCTGCCCTTCGACCGGGTGTATACCTCGGCGCTGCGCCGCACCCACCAGTCGGTGCAGGGCTTCCTCGACCAGCAGCTGCCCCACGAGCAGCACGTGGCCCTCAACGAAATCAGTTGGGGCACCCGCGAAGGCACCCGGATTTCGCCCGAGGAAGACGAGGAGTACTACGGCGTGCTGCGCCAGTGGACGGCCGGCAACACCGCCGCCCGCCTGCCCGGCGGCGAAAGCCCCGACGAAGTGGCCGCCCGCCAGCGCCCGTTTATTGAGCTGCTGAAGTCGCGGCCGGCGGAGGAAACGGTGCTGGTGTGCATGCACGGCCGCGCCATGCGGGTGCTGCTGTGCCAGCTGCTCAACTACCCGCTGCGCTACATGGACGCCTTCGACCACCGCAACCTGGGTTTGTACCAGCTGCACTACTCGGGCTCGATGTTCACGGTGCGCAGCTTCCTGGACGTGGCGCATCTGCAGGAGCCCGGGTAG
- a CDS encoding hotdog fold thioesterase, protein MNSERLSSDLAQLNALCRNTLGEQLGIEITAVGERSLTGRMPVDRRTHQPMGLLHGGASVALAETLGSIGAQLQVDVRTKACVGLEINANHLKGVHSGYVVGHATALHVGRSTQVWEIRITHEETGVLVCVSRITMAVIDLPGGPQNPAA, encoded by the coding sequence ATGAATTCCGAACGCCTTTCCTCCGACCTGGCTCAGCTCAACGCCTTGTGCCGCAACACGCTGGGCGAGCAACTGGGGATTGAAATAACAGCCGTGGGAGAGCGGAGCCTCACCGGCCGCATGCCCGTCGACCGCCGCACGCACCAGCCCATGGGCCTGTTGCACGGCGGCGCCTCCGTGGCGCTGGCCGAAACGCTGGGCAGCATTGGGGCGCAACTGCAGGTAGACGTACGCACAAAAGCGTGTGTCGGGCTGGAAATCAACGCCAACCACCTCAAAGGCGTGCATTCGGGCTACGTGGTGGGCCACGCCACGGCCCTGCACGTGGGCCGCAGCACGCAGGTGTGGGAAATCCGCATCACGCACGAAGAAACCGGCGTGCTGGTGTGCGTCAGCCGCATTACCATGGCCGTCATCGACCTGCCGGGCGGCCCCCAAAACCCGGCCGCGTGA
- a CDS encoding chorismate-binding protein, which translates to MSSLQRLSWHPDLAPAARQRQLVALALSSGRPVALWRLPGAAHAQLCLSLRVEAAYVGLPPALEPTAPAGFAFFPFQDSDHNPPLFLPADLFFDLAQPDEIQVSSTAAARLPALRQQFMALAPAAALPWHVSPQPAPAAASQPEYEALVTAGVAAITSGQVQKVVSSRAVRRELPAGFDALQAFEELQARYPNAFVSVVSAPGVGTWLGATPEVLAEVGADGIFRTMALAGTQPLLPGHRPSEAIWRQKEIEEQALVARYIVNCFKQLRLREYQETGPRTVAAGEVLHLRTDFAVDLRKVPFATLGTDMLRLLHPTSAVGGMPRQAALDFIARHEGYDRAYYSGFLGPVNLPDAGVARLYVNLRCLQLRPTEAILYAGTGLTVDSDPAREWQETELKLRTVGAILK; encoded by the coding sequence GTGAGCAGCCTGCAGCGCCTTTCCTGGCACCCCGACTTGGCCCCAGCCGCCCGCCAACGCCAGTTGGTGGCGCTGGCGCTAAGCAGCGGGCGGCCCGTGGCGCTGTGGCGGCTGCCGGGCGCCGCGCACGCCCAACTATGCCTGAGTTTGCGGGTAGAAGCGGCCTATGTGGGGCTGCCACCCGCGCTGGAGCCTACCGCACCGGCCGGTTTCGCCTTCTTCCCCTTCCAGGATTCCGACCACAACCCGCCGCTGTTTCTGCCGGCTGACCTGTTTTTTGATCTGGCCCAGCCCGACGAAATCCAGGTCAGCAGCACGGCGGCGGCGCGGCTGCCAGCTCTGCGGCAGCAGTTTATGGCGCTGGCCCCGGCGGCCGCTTTGCCCTGGCACGTGAGCCCGCAGCCCGCCCCGGCGGCGGCCTCGCAGCCTGAGTATGAGGCGCTGGTGACAGCCGGCGTGGCGGCCATCACCAGCGGACAGGTGCAGAAAGTGGTGAGCAGCCGGGCCGTGCGGCGGGAGCTGCCGGCGGGGTTTGATGCTCTGCAGGCCTTCGAGGAGCTGCAGGCGCGCTACCCCAACGCCTTTGTCTCGGTGGTGAGTGCGCCGGGCGTGGGCACCTGGCTGGGCGCGACGCCCGAGGTGCTGGCCGAAGTGGGGGCCGACGGCATATTCCGGACGATGGCGCTGGCCGGCACGCAGCCGCTGCTGCCGGGGCATCGGCCCAGCGAGGCTATCTGGCGGCAGAAGGAAATCGAGGAACAGGCCCTGGTGGCGCGCTACATCGTCAACTGCTTCAAGCAGCTGCGGCTGCGCGAGTACCAGGAAACCGGCCCGCGCACCGTGGCCGCCGGTGAGGTGCTGCACCTGCGCACCGACTTTGCCGTGGACCTGCGCAAGGTGCCGTTTGCCACGCTGGGCACCGATATGCTGCGGCTGCTGCACCCTACGTCGGCCGTGGGCGGCATGCCCCGGCAGGCAGCTCTCGACTTCATTGCCCGCCACGAAGGCTACGACCGGGCCTACTACAGCGGCTTTCTGGGCCCCGTAAACCTGCCCGACGCCGGCGTGGCCCGCCTCTACGTGAACCTGCGCTGCCTGCAGCTGCGGCCCACCGAGGCCATCCTCTACGCCGGCACCGGCCTCACCGTCGACTCCGACCCAGCCCGCGAGTGGCAGGAAACCGAACTAAAGCTGCGCACCGTAGGCGCTATTCTGAAGTAA
- the menD gene encoding 2-succinyl-5-enolpyruvyl-6-hydroxy-3-cyclohexene-1-carboxylic-acid synthase encodes MQAVHNIPEICAQLGITDVVLSPGSRCAPLTIAFARHPGIAVRTVPDERAAAFIALGLAQAQRRAVALVCTSGTAGLNYAPAVAEAYFQQIPLVLFTADRPPEWIDQLDGQTIRQTDLYGAHAKGSFTFPADTAHADAQWHATRIVSEAIGLAQQFPAGPVQVNVPLREPFYPKQGEELQFGPVKVTRELPGRPQLPAAVLHELRDAVQRTSRVLVVAGQHPADTELLLALQQFAATHHVPVVGDLIANLHLPAAAGYDQRLRPLGRQDVFMAVPEPGLKEALKPELLITFGQSLISKALKLYLRNAKPAQHWHIQPAGAVADTFQSLTKVVRMEPVDFFAALSEVSVHPHETAHQEQATRSIPVGPTTNVKPQGFEPSASSIIARADATRVASRPQPLGEPVRLSWPTPDADPAKAAYLKPWLAAESWATNFLQDFIQQPNQPFNEFTAIYHALQHLPDRTALHLANSMAVRYANILGVPAGRTVEIFANRGTSGIDGCTSTAVGAALAQPGRPVVLLTGDVAFFYDRNAFWHNYPMPNLRVVLLNNHAGGIFRLIDGPRQQPELEEFFETRQPLRAENTARDFGLRYFAVSTFAELESALPVFFAAETGAALLEITTDSATNADFFEHYRALVRTSFSS; translated from the coding sequence ATGCAAGCCGTCCATAACATCCCCGAAATCTGCGCGCAGCTGGGCATCACCGACGTGGTACTCTCGCCGGGCAGCCGGTGCGCGCCGCTCACCATTGCCTTTGCGCGCCACCCGGGTATTGCGGTACGCACGGTACCCGATGAGCGGGCGGCGGCCTTTATTGCCCTGGGTCTGGCGCAGGCGCAGCGGCGGGCGGTGGCGCTGGTGTGCACCTCCGGCACGGCCGGCCTCAACTATGCGCCCGCCGTAGCCGAGGCCTACTTTCAGCAGATTCCGCTGGTGCTGTTCACGGCCGACCGGCCACCGGAATGGATTGATCAGCTTGATGGCCAGACCATCCGGCAAACCGACCTGTACGGAGCCCACGCCAAAGGCTCGTTCACGTTTCCGGCCGACACCGCGCACGCCGATGCCCAGTGGCACGCCACGCGGATTGTGAGCGAGGCAATTGGGCTGGCGCAGCAGTTTCCGGCCGGGCCGGTGCAGGTGAATGTGCCGCTGCGGGAGCCGTTCTATCCTAAGCAGGGCGAGGAGTTGCAGTTTGGCCCGGTGAAGGTGACGCGCGAGCTGCCCGGCCGTCCCCAGCTGCCGGCCGCCGTGCTACACGAGTTGCGCGACGCCGTCCAGCGCACCAGCCGCGTGCTGGTGGTAGCCGGCCAGCACCCCGCCGACACCGAGCTGCTGCTGGCGCTGCAGCAGTTTGCCGCCACCCACCACGTGCCCGTCGTCGGCGACCTGATTGCCAACCTGCACCTGCCCGCTGCCGCCGGCTACGACCAGCGCCTGCGCCCGCTGGGCCGCCAGGACGTGTTTATGGCCGTGCCGGAGCCGGGCCTGAAAGAAGCCCTGAAGCCGGAGCTGCTCATCACCTTCGGCCAGTCGCTGATTTCCAAGGCCCTCAAGCTCTACCTGCGCAACGCCAAGCCGGCCCAGCATTGGCACATCCAGCCCGCCGGCGCCGTAGCCGACACGTTCCAGTCGCTGACCAAAGTGGTGCGGATGGAGCCGGTGGATTTTTTTGCAGCGCTGAGTGAAGTCAGTGTACATCCGCACGAAACCGCTCACCAAGAACAGGCTACTCGTTCGATTCCAGTTGGACCCACCACAAACGTGAAGCCGCAGGGATTCGAACCGTCTGCGTCATCCATCATTGCCAGAGCCGACGCCACCCGCGTAGCCTCACGCCCGCAGCCGCTAGGCGAGCCGGTGCGGCTGAGCTGGCCCACGCCGGACGCCGACCCGGCCAAAGCAGCGTACCTCAAGCCCTGGCTGGCCGCCGAAAGCTGGGCCACGAACTTCCTGCAGGACTTCATACAGCAGCCCAACCAGCCGTTCAACGAATTCACGGCCATCTACCACGCCCTGCAGCACCTCCCCGACCGCACAGCGCTGCACCTGGCCAACAGCATGGCCGTGCGCTACGCCAACATCCTGGGGGTGCCGGCCGGCCGCACCGTGGAAATATTCGCCAACCGCGGCACCAGCGGCATCGATGGCTGCACCAGCACGGCCGTGGGCGCGGCCCTGGCCCAGCCCGGCCGGCCGGTGGTGCTGCTCACCGGCGACGTGGCCTTCTTCTATGACCGCAACGCTTTCTGGCACAACTACCCTATGCCCAATCTGCGCGTGGTGCTGCTCAACAACCACGCGGGCGGCATTTTCCGGCTCATCGACGGGCCCCGCCAGCAGCCCGAGCTGGAGGAGTTCTTCGAGACGCGGCAGCCGCTGCGCGCCGAGAATACGGCCCGGGATTTTGGGCTGCGCTATTTCGCCGTTTCCACATTTGCTGAACTAGAGTCGGCGTTACCGGTTTTCTTTGCAGCCGAAACCGGCGCGGCGCTGCTCGAAATCACCACCGACAGCGCCACCAACGCCGACTTTTTTGAACACTACCGGGCCTTGGTCCGCACTTCTTTTTCCTCGTGA
- the menB gene encoding 1,4-dihydroxy-2-naphthoyl-CoA synthase has translation MSEQLTWTPIKEFREILFTQHGGIAKISINRPQVHNAFTPLTVQEMIEAMRICQDRTDIGVIILTGEGGKAFCSGGDQSVRGHGGYVGEDTVPRLNVLELQKIIRSIPKPVVAMVAGWAIGGGHVLHVVCDLSIAAENARFGQTGPNVGSFDGGFGASYLARVVGQKKAREIWFLCDQYDAQEALDMGLVNKVVPLDKLEETTVAWCHKILQKSPLALRMLKSSFNAELDGQAGIQELAGNATLLYYLSEEAKEGRNAFIEKRQPDFSKYPKFP, from the coding sequence ATGTCAGAACAACTCACTTGGACTCCGATCAAGGAGTTCCGCGAAATCCTCTTCACCCAGCACGGAGGCATCGCCAAAATCAGCATCAACCGCCCGCAGGTCCACAATGCCTTCACGCCGCTCACGGTGCAGGAGATGATTGAGGCCATGCGCATCTGCCAGGACCGCACCGATATCGGCGTCATCATCCTCACGGGTGAGGGTGGCAAGGCCTTTTGCTCGGGCGGCGACCAGAGCGTGCGCGGCCACGGCGGCTACGTGGGCGAGGACACCGTGCCCCGCCTGAACGTGCTGGAGCTCCAGAAAATCATCCGCTCCATCCCGAAGCCGGTGGTGGCTATGGTGGCCGGCTGGGCCATCGGGGGCGGCCACGTGCTGCACGTAGTCTGCGACCTAAGCATAGCCGCCGAAAACGCCCGTTTCGGCCAGACCGGCCCGAACGTGGGTTCGTTCGACGGCGGCTTCGGTGCCTCCTACCTCGCCCGCGTGGTGGGCCAGAAGAAGGCCCGCGAAATCTGGTTCCTCTGCGACCAGTACGACGCGCAGGAAGCCCTCGACATGGGCCTCGTGAACAAAGTGGTGCCGCTGGACAAGCTGGAGGAAACCACCGTGGCTTGGTGCCACAAAATCCTACAGAAAAGCCCGCTGGCGCTGCGCATGCTCAAATCCAGCTTCAACGCTGAGCTCGACGGGCAGGCTGGCATTCAGGAGCTGGCCGGCAACGCCACACTGCTCTATTATCTCTCCGAGGAAGCCAAGGAAGGCCGCAACGCCTTCATCGAGAAGCGCCAGCCCGACTTCTCGAAGTACCCCAAGTTCCCGTAA
- a CDS encoding DUF6370 family protein, translated as MKNVLPLLLSLLLLLATSPELRAQSVSGPTSSMAAPNPAVPVLQVDASCGQCRFGLKGKDCDLAIRMDGKAYFVDGTTIDSHGDAHADNGFCNTVRKAEVQGSVVDNRFKATYFRLLPEPTKSK; from the coding sequence ATGAAAAACGTCCTCCCTTTGCTGCTCTCGCTGCTTTTGCTGCTGGCCACTTCACCTGAGCTACGCGCCCAATCGGTATCAGGCCCAACTTCGAGCATGGCTGCTCCTAACCCAGCCGTACCGGTGTTGCAGGTGGATGCGTCCTGTGGCCAATGCCGGTTTGGACTGAAGGGCAAAGACTGCGACTTGGCTATCCGCATGGATGGGAAGGCATATTTTGTAGATGGCACCACCATCGACTCGCACGGCGACGCGCATGCCGATAACGGCTTCTGCAACACGGTGCGCAAAGCCGAAGTGCAAGGCTCAGTGGTTGACAACCGGTTTAAAGCAACTTACTTCCGTCTTCTACCAGAGCCCACGAAGTCCAAGTAG
- a CDS encoding AMP-binding protein — translation MNTSATSADLLLPDSLLLNGREFRYADIQQYPANSPQDLNGYEARVLDFVRQWLNGAQEFGLRTSGSTGKPQLVQMKRRQLEASARRTGDYFDLGPGDRLLVCLNCEFVGGLMMLVRGLERRMHLTIVEPHADPLALVPAGAEFDFTSFVPLQLRTVLDAGHAPRLNRMKGILVGGAAVERSLETEIRKLKVPVYVTYGMTETASHIALRRLNGPDVQTTYRVLPGIHVGQDARGCLTARADVTLDQLIITNDRITLSDDGHRFEWLGRADFVINSGGVKVQAEKVELVLEVALTELGLGRRAFVAGRPDPRLGEQVTAFLEGAALRPQQQQQLLALLSQRLDKYEVPRDMVYVPQFRTTASGKLDRLSTVRGLAPAPGVGGR, via the coding sequence ATGAATACTTCCGCTACCTCCGCCGACCTGCTTCTGCCCGATTCTCTCCTGCTCAACGGCCGCGAGTTCCGCTACGCCGATATTCAGCAGTATCCGGCCAACTCGCCGCAGGACCTGAACGGCTACGAGGCCCGCGTACTGGACTTTGTGCGGCAGTGGCTGAACGGCGCCCAGGAGTTCGGCCTGCGTACCTCAGGCTCCACGGGCAAGCCCCAGCTGGTGCAGATGAAGCGGCGGCAGCTGGAAGCCTCGGCCCGCCGCACCGGCGACTACTTCGACCTAGGCCCCGGCGACCGGCTGCTGGTGTGCCTGAACTGCGAGTTTGTGGGCGGCCTGATGATGCTGGTGCGCGGCCTGGAGCGGCGCATGCACCTGACCATCGTGGAGCCCCACGCCGACCCGCTGGCGCTGGTGCCAGCCGGCGCCGAGTTCGACTTCACCTCCTTCGTGCCGCTGCAGCTGCGCACCGTGCTCGATGCCGGCCACGCCCCGCGCCTCAACCGCATGAAAGGCATTCTGGTGGGCGGCGCGGCCGTGGAGCGCAGCCTCGAAACCGAAATCCGGAAGCTAAAAGTGCCGGTGTACGTGACGTACGGCATGACCGAAACCGCCTCGCACATTGCCCTGCGCCGCCTCAACGGCCCCGACGTGCAGACCACTTACCGCGTGCTGCCCGGCATCCACGTCGGGCAGGATGCGCGCGGCTGCCTCACCGCCCGCGCCGACGTCACCCTCGACCAGCTCATCATCACCAACGACCGGATAACGCTTTCCGACGACGGCCACCGCTTTGAGTGGCTGGGCCGCGCCGACTTCGTGATTAACAGCGGCGGCGTGAAGGTGCAGGCCGAGAAGGTGGAACTGGTGCTGGAAGTGGCCCTCACGGAGCTGGGGCTGGGCCGCCGCGCCTTCGTGGCCGGCCGCCCCGACCCGCGCCTGGGCGAGCAGGTAACGGCGTTTCTGGAAGGCGCGGCCCTGCGCCCGCAGCAGCAGCAGCAGCTTCTGGCCCTGCTCAGCCAGCGCCTCGACAAGTACGAAGTGCCCCGCGACATGGTGTACGTGCCGCAGTTCCGCACCACCGCCTCGGGCAAGCTCGACCGGCTGAGTACCGTCCGCGGCCTCGCGCCCGCGCCGGGTGTGGGCGGCCGGTAG
- a CDS encoding dipeptidyl-peptidase 3 family protein — translation MKRTQVSVAALLLASQLVGGCATTASTTTTPTTAVGNATTEAVSQLGAAAAVAPVAPAPAAVPAAPPFQVVAEQFADLRVLRYQVPGFETLEAQQKELLYYLYEAALSGREIIYDQNYRHNLRVLRTLQALWTANEQRRTASTNPRELDQATKFATYAKRVWFSNGIHHHYSTRKMLPECTPAYFRELIFAVDAKQLPLEPNESVTKFLGSMTTILFDPAVAPKRVNQEAGKDLVKTSAMNFYQGVSQAEVEAYYKRKINPQDPQPISYGLNSRLVKDKQGQLQERKWMTDGLYDKALSQVVFWLNKAVAVAENPEQKLALQKLVQFYQTGDLKVWDEYNIAWVHDTKSRTDVVNGFIEVYGDPLGYRASYESVVSFKDLEATKRIQAIGDEAQWFEDNSPIKPEHKKQNVVGITAKVITAVVEAGDAAPATPIGINLPNATWIRKEHGSKSVNLGNIVDAYGLADAGGMLDEFAFDEAEMQRARQFAGMAGKLHTDMHEVIGHASGQINKGVGTPKETLKSYASALEEARADLVALYYLPDAKLVQLGVVPAGGELAKAEYDNYIRNGLMTQLVRLQPGETVEEAHMRNRQMVAKWAFEKGQKDKVIERVTRDGKTYFRVNDYEKLRGLFGQLLRELQRITSEGDYAAGKALIETYGVKVDPVLHKEVLARYAKLNIAPYAGFIQPKLVPVLDGGKIVDVKVEYPTDFAQQMLEYGRKYRLLPNYN, via the coding sequence ATGAAGCGTACCCAAGTTTCCGTAGCGGCCTTGTTGCTGGCCAGCCAGTTGGTGGGCGGCTGTGCCACCACAGCCAGCACCACCACTACCCCTACCACTGCCGTCGGCAATGCTACCACCGAGGCCGTCAGCCAGCTGGGCGCGGCCGCTGCGGTGGCGCCGGTTGCGCCGGCTCCGGCTGCCGTGCCGGCCGCCCCACCGTTTCAGGTGGTAGCCGAGCAGTTTGCCGATCTGCGCGTGCTGCGCTATCAGGTGCCCGGCTTCGAGACGCTGGAAGCCCAACAGAAAGAGCTGCTTTACTACCTGTATGAAGCGGCGCTGAGCGGACGCGAAATCATCTACGACCAAAACTACCGCCACAACCTGCGGGTGTTGCGCACATTGCAGGCCCTGTGGACCGCCAATGAGCAGCGCCGCACCGCCAGCACCAACCCGCGCGAGCTGGACCAGGCCACCAAGTTTGCCACCTACGCCAAGCGCGTGTGGTTCTCGAACGGCATCCACCACCACTACAGCACCCGCAAGATGCTGCCCGAGTGCACGCCGGCTTACTTCCGGGAGCTGATTTTTGCCGTCGATGCCAAGCAGCTGCCACTGGAGCCCAATGAGAGCGTCACGAAGTTTCTGGGTTCGATGACGACCATTCTGTTCGACCCCGCGGTGGCGCCCAAGCGCGTCAACCAGGAGGCTGGTAAAGACCTGGTAAAGACCTCTGCCATGAACTTCTACCAGGGCGTGAGCCAAGCCGAGGTGGAAGCCTACTACAAGCGCAAAATCAACCCCCAGGACCCGCAGCCCATATCCTACGGCCTCAACTCGCGCCTCGTGAAAGACAAGCAAGGCCAGCTGCAGGAGCGCAAATGGATGACCGACGGCCTCTACGACAAAGCCCTCTCGCAGGTGGTGTTCTGGCTGAACAAGGCCGTGGCAGTGGCCGAAAACCCCGAGCAGAAGCTGGCCCTGCAGAAGCTGGTGCAGTTCTACCAGACCGGCGACCTGAAGGTATGGGACGAGTACAACATTGCCTGGGTGCACGACACCAAAAGCCGCACCGACGTGGTAAACGGCTTCATTGAAGTCTACGGCGACCCGCTCGGCTACCGCGCCAGCTACGAGTCGGTGGTGTCGTTCAAGGACCTGGAGGCCACCAAGCGTATCCAGGCCATCGGCGACGAGGCCCAGTGGTTCGAGGACAACTCCCCCATCAAGCCCGAGCACAAAAAGCAGAACGTGGTGGGCATCACGGCTAAGGTGATTACGGCCGTGGTGGAAGCCGGCGACGCCGCCCCCGCCACGCCCATCGGCATCAACCTACCCAACGCCACCTGGATTCGCAAAGAGCACGGCTCGAAGTCGGTGAACCTGGGCAACATCGTGGACGCCTACGGCCTGGCCGATGCCGGCGGGATGCTCGACGAGTTTGCTTTCGATGAAGCCGAAATGCAGCGCGCCCGGCAGTTCGCAGGCATGGCCGGCAAGCTCCACACCGACATGCACGAGGTAATCGGGCACGCGTCGGGCCAGATCAACAAGGGCGTGGGCACGCCCAAGGAAACCCTGAAAAGCTACGCCTCAGCGCTGGAAGAAGCCCGCGCCGACCTGGTGGCCCTCTACTATCTGCCCGATGCCAAGCTGGTGCAACTGGGCGTGGTGCCGGCCGGCGGCGAGCTGGCCAAGGCCGAGTACGACAACTACATCCGCAACGGCCTGATGACCCAGCTGGTGCGCCTGCAGCCCGGCGAAACCGTGGAGGAAGCCCACATGCGCAACCGCCAGATGGTGGCCAAGTGGGCTTTCGAGAAAGGCCAGAAAGACAAGGTGATTGAACGCGTGACCCGCGACGGCAAAACCTACTTCCGCGTGAACGACTACGAGAAGCTGCGCGGCCTGTTCGGGCAGCTGCTGCGCGAGCTGCAGCGCATCACCAGCGAGGGCGACTACGCCGCCGGCAAGGCCCTCATCGAAACCTACGGCGTGAAGGTGGACCCCGTGCTGCACAAGGAAGTGTTGGCCCGCTACGCCAAGCTCAACATTGCGCCCTACGCCGGCTTCATTCAGCCCAAGCTGGTGCCAGTGCTGGACGGCGGCAAAATCGTGGATGTGAAAGTGGAATACCCCACCGACTTCGCCCAGCAGATGCTGGAATACGGCCGCAAATACCGCCTGCTCCCGAACTACAACTAG
- a CDS encoding ABA4-like family protein — MALTPDFLFALANPVALLGWALLVLAPRWGITRRLVLSGALPLLLAVAYTLLISGHYLGQHATEGGFNSLADVALLFRNPWALLAGWVHYLCFDLSIGIWESLDARRRGVPHLLLVPCLLLTFLFGPMGLLLYAVVRRFYAAPATAAATPLSASL; from the coding sequence ATGGCACTCACCCCCGACTTTCTGTTTGCCCTCGCCAACCCCGTAGCGCTGCTGGGTTGGGCGCTGCTGGTACTGGCGCCGCGCTGGGGCATCACGCGCCGTCTCGTACTCAGCGGGGCGCTGCCCTTGCTGCTGGCCGTAGCTTATACCCTGCTGATTAGCGGCCACTACCTGGGCCAGCACGCCACGGAAGGTGGCTTCAACTCGCTGGCTGACGTGGCCCTGCTGTTTCGCAACCCCTGGGCACTGCTGGCCGGCTGGGTGCACTACCTGTGCTTCGATCTGAGCATTGGTATCTGGGAAAGCCTGGATGCGCGGCGGCGCGGCGTACCGCACCTGCTGCTGGTGCCGTGCCTGCTGCTCACGTTTCTGTTTGGGCCGATGGGGCTGCTGCTGTATGCGGTGGTGCGGCGCTTCTACGCGGCTCCCGCCACTGCCGCGGCCACTCCCCTTTCTGCTTCCCTTTAA